One genomic region from Accipiter gentilis chromosome Z, bAccGen1.1, whole genome shotgun sequence encodes:
- the LOC126036549 gene encoding LOW QUALITY PROTEIN: uncharacterized protein LOC126036549 (The sequence of the model RefSeq protein was modified relative to this genomic sequence to represent the inferred CDS: inserted 2 bases in 2 codons), whose protein sequence is MDARETVGVCDSAPSRVEGIEKLYDLLEDYRSCPSVQGQDGVKNHWFQPQSVVDRIRILQKEAKVKKGKGKAIICAVLGVSLAAAMEERKQKSGQSDMIRSLQKQLQESKQLLEEERKLVRVLKRELKNQLSRETEVDTPPVEKRTQQIYPQRDLQRAKETVEXPPRDVRPVIKTEYVYEDSSDDHPQVITKEAPYTATELAKLRKGFSRMAKESETEYVWRVSLSGGDGILLSEKEAEEYWGPGVFLTTGGHRAPWSLTQRAAYWAGGLNPMERGDPLAITDTVDQLLESVQKAACIRMMYDRELKPHQGSPIMLPVDPKRMTILIWGLPDSLRPIGIQLQGRILNTPNGERTMSVLEGRMSPDHRWPGTWGEVAQELINLERKYGPVGGSSQRTENKIVRRLSGRLLAPGRERPLSRQGLWQLGXSKGVPWDLMDGLSTQRLEELVQNWSGQKAISKPTPSAPPLISLEDESTKEEKVAGN, encoded by the exons ATGGATGCTCGGGAAACTGTTGGTGTTTGTGATTCTGCACCCTCACGGGTTGAAGGAATAGAGAAACTATATGATCTTTTAGAGGACTACCGATCTTGCCCCTCAGTCCAGGGACAAGACGGGGTGAAAAACCACTGGTTTCAACCACAGAGTGTGGTGGATCGGATAAGAATCTTGCAGAAGGAAGCTAAggttaaaaaagggaagggaaaagcaataATTTGTGCAGTGCTGGGAGTGAGTCTGGCAGCCGCGATggaagagaggaagcagaagtCTGGTCAAAGTGACATGATCAGAAGCCTGCAGAAGCAACTGCAAGAAAGTAAACAGTtgttggaggaggaaaggaaacttgttagggttttaaaaagagaattaaagaatCAACTTTCGAGAGAGACGGAGGTAGACACGCCTCCTGTGGAGAAAAGGACACAGCAAATCTATCCTCAGAGGGATTTGCAAAGGGCAAAAGAGACCGTAG AGCCCCCCCGCGACGTGCGTCCAGTGATTAAAACCGAGTATGTGTATGAGGACAGTAGCGACGACCATCCTCAGGTTATCACTAAAGAAGCCCCATATACAGCAACTGAATTAGCAAAATTGAGAAAAGGTTTTTCAAGGATGGCAAAGGAATCTGAGACGGAGTACGTGTGGAGAGTGTCTTTGTCAGGAGGAGATGGAATCTTGttgtcagagaaagaagcagaagaatattgGGGTCCAGGTGTGTTTCTAACAACTGGTGGTCACCGGGCCCCATGGTCATTGACTCAGAGAGCTGCGTACTGGGCTGGAGGGCTGAACCCTATGGAACGGGGAGATCCCCTTGCCATAACCGATACGGTGGATCAGCTGCTAGAAAGTGTGCAAAAGGCGGCATGTATCAGGATGATGTATGACCGGGAGCTCAAGCCCCATCAGGGCTCCCCGATAATGCTGCCTGTGGACCCAAAGAGGATGACTATTCTGATATGGGGGCTTCCTGACTCTCTGAGACCAATTGGGATCCAATTGCAAGGGAGAATTCTAAACACCCCCAATGGAGAAAGGACTATGTCCGTTCTGGAGGGGAGAATGTCCCCTGACCATCGATGGCCAGGGACATGGGGAGAGGTAGCTCAGGAATTGATTAACTTGGAGAGAAAATACGGCCCTGTTGGTGGATCGTCTCAAAGGACTGAAAACAAGATCGTACGGCGACTTAGTGGGCGGCTATTAGCCCCTGGAAGAGAGAGGCCCCTAAGTCGACAGGGACTATGGCAACTAG GTTCAAAAGGTGTTCCCTGGGACTTGATGGATGGGCTCTCGACCCAAAGACTGGAGGAGCTTGTGCAGAATTGGTCAGGGCAAAAGGCCATTTCCAAACCAACCCCTAGTGCCCCACCCTTGATAAGCCTGGAGGACGAGTCGACTaaggaggagaaggtggcaggAAACTAG
- the LOC126036570 gene encoding avidin-like, with protein sequence MVQVTPLLLILGMVLVAPGYSAKKCVLTGRWMNELGSNMTIMPVNGKGEFWGFYHTAVKTTTNEIQVSPLRGSQHRPNQQRHPTFGFTVKWSFSDSVTVFTGQCFVDEKGNEILKTMWLQRSHVDNIKDDWKATRVGTNVFTRLRPRQECSWEQGDSQASDDDDDSASCSFCSADCCSQ encoded by the exons ATGGTGCAAGTGACTCCACTCCTCCTGATACTCGGCATGGTGCTGGTGGCTCCTGGCTACTCTGCAAAAAAG TGTGTGCTGACTGGGCGCTGGATGAATGAACTGGGCTCCAACATGACCATCATGCCCGTGAATGGAAAAGGCGAATTCTGGGGCTTCTACCATACGGCCGTGAAAACCACCACGAACGAGATCCAGGTGTCACCCCTCCGGGGATCCCAGCACCGCCCGAACCAGCAGAGGCATCCCACCTTCGGCTTCACTGTCAAATGGAGCTTTTCAG ACTCTGTCACCGTCTTCACCGGCCAGTGCTTTGTGGATGAGAAGGGAAATGAGATTTTGAAGACCATGTGGCTCCAGCGGTCACATGTGGACAACATCAAGGACGATTGGAAGGCCACCAG GGTCGGCACCAACGTCTTCACCCGCCTGCGCCCCCGGCAGGAGTGTAGCTGGGAGCAAGGGGATTCCCAGGCCAGTGACGACGACGACGACTCTGCatcctgctccttctgctccGCCGACTGCTGCTCTCAATAA
- the LOC126036251 gene encoding avidin-like, which produces MTLSALDAAGTFSGSYHTAVAATNKQILVSPLQGAQQHPSAKGQPTFGFTVQWQFADSTTTFVGQCFVDRRGKETLETTWLLWEEVPSRRDTWKATRVGTSIFTRIK; this is translated from the exons ATGACCCTCTCAGCTCTGGACGCAGCCGGGACCTTCTCGGGCTCCTACCACACCGCTGTGGCGGCCACCAACAAGCAGATCCTGGTGTCACCCCTGCAAggggcccagcagcaccccagtgccAAGGGGCAGCCCACCTTCGGCTTCACCGTGCAGTGGCAGTTCGCAG ACTCCACCACCACCTTTGTGGGCCAGTGCTTTGTGGACCGCCGTGGGAAGGAGACACTGGAAACCACATGGCTTTTGTGGGAAGAGGTCCCGTCCCGCAGGGACACCTGGAAAGCCACCAG AGTCGGCACCTCCATCTTCACCCGCATCAAGTGA
- the LOC126036252 gene encoding non-lysosomal glucosylceramidase-like, producing MAGPELRPYCPEHAVDSSLPVGVFIWEVENGKDEDVDVSIMFSLQNGTGTKEDGSGGHWNEPFAYEKDGERVAGVLLHHCTRVNPFTLAISAREKAGTGVTHLTAFNPTGSGREVWQDLLQDGRLDSPARKSSLTEKGEVTAAAVPARRHRTLELALAWDMPRVYFGSKEKLHLRRYTRFFGSGGDAAPALSHHALTHYEEWERKIEAWQKPILENSQLPSWYKSALFNELYFVTDGGTIWVELPPDCHAEDLQGPAGAGLSHLLPVLGEYGRFAYLEGQEYRMYNTYDVHFYASFALVTLWPKLQISLQYDIAVTVVNEDVQPRQYLMCGQTAQVKLKNVVPRDIGDPGDEPWQRVNAYLMHDTADWKDLNLKFVLQVYRDYYLTRDSLYLRDMWPVCQAVMESELKFDMDNDGLIENGGFADQTYDAWVVNGASAYCGGLWLAAVCVMCKMAEQQDVEAAAMSSQQTNTVSYIHPVA from the exons ATGGCAGGTCCAGAGCTGCGGCCTTACTGCCCGGAGCATGCGGTG GACTCCAGCCTACCGGTAGGAGTGTTCATCTGGGAGGTGGAGAATGGGAAGGATGAAGATGTGGATGTCTCCAtcatgttcagcctgcagaatggCACAGGAACGAAGGAGGACGGGAGCGGAGGGCACTGGAATGAGCCCTTCGCCTATGAGAAGGACGGCGAGCGGgttgctggagtcctgctgcACCACTGCACACGCGTGAACCCCTTCACCCTCGCCATCTCCGCCAGAGAGAAG gcaggcacGGGAGTCACCCACCTCACGGCATTCAATCCCACCGGATCGGGTAGAGAGGTGTGGCAGGACCTCCTGCAGGACGGCAGGCTGGATTCCCCCGCTC gtAAAAGCAGCCTGACAGAGAAGGGGGAGGTGACGGCAGCAGCGGTGCCTGCCCGGCGGCACAGGACGCTGGAGCTGGCCCTGGCTTGGGACATGCCCCGTGTTTACTTTGGCTCCAAGGAGAAGCTGCACCTTAG GCGGTACACTCgtttttttggtagcggaggtgatgctgctcctgccctgtcgCATCATGCCCTGACACACTAtgaggagtgggagaggaagatTGAAGCGTGGCAGAAGCCCATCCTGGAGAACAG CCAGCTGCCTTCCTGGTACAAGTCGGCCCTCTTCAATGAGCTGTACTTTGTGACGGATGGGGGGACCATCTGGGTGGAGCTGCCCCCGGACTGCCATGCCGAGGACCTGCAGGGGCCAGCGGGGGCTggcctctcccacctcctccctgtcctgGGGGAGTATGGAAGGTTTGCTTATTTAGAAG GCCAGGAGTACCGGATGTACAACACCTACGATGTCCACTTCTATGCCTCCTTTGCTCTCGTCACGCTGTGGCCCAAGCTGCAGATTAGCCTGCAGTATGACATTG CTGTCACAGTGGTGAACGAGGACGTCCAGCCCCGGCAGTACTTGATGTGTGGTCAGACAGCCCAGGTGAAGCTGAAGAATGTGGTGCCGCGTGACATTGGGGACCCAG GTGATGAGCCGTGGCAGCGTGTCAATGCCTACCTGATGCATGACACAGCCGACTGGAAGGACCTCAACCTGAAGTTTGTGCTGCAGGTGTACCGGGACTACTACCTGACACGTGACTCCCTATACTTGCGGGACATGTGGCCAGTCTGCCAG GCTGTGATGGAGTCGGAGCTGAAGTTTGATATGGATAATGATGGGCTCATCGAAAATGGTGGCTTTGCTGACCAGACGTATGATGCGTGGGTGGTCAATGGAGCCAG TGCCTACTGCggtgggctgtggctggcagctgtCTGCGTGATGTGCAAGATGGCAGAG CAACAGGATGTCGAGGCAGCAGCGATGTCGAGTCAGCaaaccaacacagtctcttacatccACCCCGTGGCTTGA
- the LOC126036567 gene encoding arginine-glutamic acid dipeptide repeats protein-like, whose translation MEPGWVPMFAGKCSAAEVLPKQLLMLPSPNSVSGGILLPAGTCPEWEEIGEGQTGDRRGGRGIGVGAGTCLSSPPRPTIPSRHSCRCSYQPENFFQLMVKPKEHCPSSSKCWELTRWDGSMGFWALDTAAWYSPEKLPWLSASDACILEPSSFSHQPVTSYCGGKSRCVLGGCLHTDPTPAPQAEPPTRTPPSAHGVPTPALPGELCDPRTHLPVPVATCAASAPVHGTSARHQWGAHWDGQSPRVHGGLLHSQGSGTARALQQPTCKAPAPSTACPLPHCTSPGRDKPPPWGRVPRLPLPQFRCMSLGVGIPTCMPPSPGKACPCTSLPATWTTPGHPPPSEQPAWQELPSASHLELGVLLLLRIPSTDGSSMSVPPQTLGPPRMLPCSLPQG comes from the coding sequence ATGGAGCCCGGGTGGGTCCCGATGTTTGCAGGGAAATGCTCTGCGGCAGAGGTGCTGCCAAAGCAACTCTTGATGCTGCCTAGCCCAAACAGTGTTTCGGGAGgcatcctgctgcctgcaggcacttGTCCAGAGTGGGAAGAGATCGGGGAAGGACAGactggggacaggagagggggcagagggattggggtgggtgctgggacctGCCTGAGCTCCCCTCCCCGTCCAACTATCCCATCCAGGCACAGCTGCCGCTGCAGCTACCAACCAGAAAACTTCTTCCAGTTGATGGTGAAGCCAAAGGAGCACTGCCCATCCTCGTCCAAGTGCTGGGAGCTGACAAGGTGGGATGGCTCGATGGGTTTCTGGGCGCTCGACACGGCGGCGTGGTACTCACCAGAGAAGTTGCCCTGGCTGTCAGCCTCGGACGCGTGTATCCTGGAGCCCAGCTCGTTCTCCCACCAACCAGTCACGTCGTACTGCGGGGGGAAAAGCAGATGCGTCCTTGGGGGCTGCCTGCACACAGACCCTACCCCTGCCCCCCAGGCTGAGCCCCCTACCCGcaccccccccagtgcccatGGGGTGCCcactccagccctgccaggggagCTGTGTGACCCCAGGACACATCTGCCCGTGCCTGTGGCGACGTGTGCTGCCTCGGCACCAGTGCACGGCACCAGTGCACGGCACCAGTGGGGAGCCCACTGGGATGGGCAGAGCCCTCGGGTTCATGGTGGGCTCCTGCACAGCCAAGGAAGTGGCACAgccagagccctgcagcagcccacctGCAAGGCTCCAGCTCCGAGCACTGCCTGTCCTCTCCCACACTGCACCTCCCCGGGCAGGGACAAGCCACCGCCCTGGGGCAGGGTCCCCAGGTTACCCCTGCCCCAATTCCGCTGCATGTCCCTGGGAGTTGGGATCCCCACATGCATGCCCCCTTCACCAGGGAAGGCATGCCCATGCACATCTCTCCCGGCAACGTGGACAACCCCAGGTCATCCCCCACCCTCAGAGCAACCTGCTTGGCAGGAGCTCCCATCAGCATCCCACCTGGAGCTGGGggtcctcctgctgctgaggatTCCCTCCACGGATGGGTCTTCCATGAGTGTCCCTCCCCAGACCCTGGGACCGCCACGGATGCTCCCGTGCAGCCTCCCCCAGGGCTGA